Proteins encoded together in one Lathyrus oleraceus cultivar Zhongwan6 chromosome 5, CAAS_Psat_ZW6_1.0, whole genome shotgun sequence window:
- the LOC127083824 gene encoding bifunctional dihydrofolate reductase-thymidylate synthase has product MAADSSVMFNGNGNGSINPMPNLQRTYQVVVAATKDMGIGKDGKLPWRLPTDLKFFKEITTTTSESGKKNAIVMGRKTWESIPLQFRPLPGRLNVVLTRSGSFDAKAAENVVICGSISSALELLAASPYCTSIEKIFVIGGGEIFRDALNAPECEAIHITEIHTSFECDTFMPPIDFTTFRPWYSSFPKVENNIRYSFTTYVRVRSSVAESLNQSTVSPLDNKPASKKFEVQNFSFLPKMIFERHEEYMYLNLVQEIISQGTSKGDRTGTGTLSKFGCQMRFNLRRGFPLLTTKRVFWRGVVEELLWFISGSTNAKVLQEKGIHIWDDNASREFLDSIGLSEREEGDLGPVYGFQWRHFGARYTNMHNDYAGQGVDQLLDVINKVKHNPDDRRIILSAWNPADLKLMALPPCHMSAQFYVANGELSCQMNQRSADMGLGVPFNIASYALLTCMIAHICELVPGDFIHVLGDAHVYQTHVRPLQEQLHNLPKPFPTLKINSKKKDIDSFVATDFKLIDYDPHQKIEMKMAV; this is encoded by the exons ATGGCTGCTGATTCCTCTGTAATGTTCAATGGAAATGGAAATGGGAGCATCAACCCAATGCCTAACCTACAGAGAACTTACCAAGTGGTTGTGGCGGCCACCAAAGATATGGGCATTGGTAAGGATGGAAAGTTGCCATGGAGATTACCTACTGATCTCAAGTTTTTCAAGGAGATAACTACGACGACTTCCGAATCTGGGAAGAAGAATGCCATTGTTATGGGAAGAAAAACATGGGAGAGTATCCCTCTTCAGTTCAGGCCTCTTCCGGGTCGTCTTAATGTTGTTTTGACTCGTTCAGGTAGTTTTGATGCTAAAGCAGCGGAGAATGTTGTAATATGTGGAAGTATATCTTCTGCATTGGAACTTTTAGCTGCTTCTCCTTATTGTACATCGATTGAGAAAATATTTGTTATTGGGGGTGGTGAGATATTTAG AGATGCTCTCAATGCACCCGAATGTGAAGCTATCCACATCACAGAAATTCACACAAGCTTTGAATGTGACACTTTTATGCCTCCAATTGATTTCACTACATTTCGGCCATGGTACTCATCCTTTCCTAAGGTGGAAAACAACATCCGATATTCTTTCACCACTTATGTGCGTGTAAGAAGTTCTGTAGCAGAGTCCTTGAATCAGAGTACTGTTTCACCTCTTGATAATAAACCGGCTTCTAAAAAATTTGAGGTTCAGAACTTTTCTTTTCTTCCGAAAATGATCTTTGAGAGACATGAGGAGTACATGTATCTTAATCTGGTTCAAGAAATCATATCTCAAGGTACCTCCAAGGGTGATAGGACAGGGACTGGGACCTTGTCAAAATTTGGTTGCCAG ATGAGGTTCAATCTGCGTAGAGGCTTTCCTCTTCTAACAACTAAG AGAGTATTTTGGCGTGGGGTTGTTGAAGAGCTTCTTTGGTTTATCAGTGGCTCAACAAATGCCAAG GTGTTACAGGAAAAAGGCATTCATATATGGGATGATAATGCATCCAGGGAATTCCTTGATAG CATTGGTTTGTCAGAGAGGGAGGAGGGTGACTTAGGACCTGTTTATGGGTTTCAGTGGAGACACTTTGGTGCCAG GTATACTAACATGCATAATGACTATGCCGGCCAAGGAGTTGATCAGCTTTTAGATGTTATCAACAAGGTAAAGCATAATCCTGATGATAGACGGATCATTCTCTCTGCATGGAATCCAGCAGATCTTAAATTGATGGCACTTCCACCCTGCCACATGTCTGCACAG TTCTATGTAGCAAATGGGGAGTTATCATGTCAAATGAATCAGCGATCTGCTGACATGGGCCTGGGCGTGCCATTCAACATTGCATCTTATGCCCTCCTGACATGCATGATTGCTCATATTTGTG AACTTGTTCCAGGTGATTTTATCCATGTTCTTGGGGATGCACATGTTTACCAAACTCATGTGAGGCCTTTGCAGGAGCAGCTTCATAACCTGCCAAAACCTTTTCCA ACTTTGAAAATCAATTCAAAGAAGAAAGATATAGATTCTTTTGTGGCTACTGATTTCAAGCTCATTGACTATGATCCTCACCAAAAGATTGAGATGAAGATGGCTGTTTAA